The stretch of DNA GACACGGTGTCCGTCGAACGCGATCCATGATCCGTTCGGCGGCCGCCTCGATATCGTCCAGGGTAATCGTTTCAGCTGCCATCGTTTGAGCCGCGCTCCAGCGTGATCTTGTTCGATTTAGCGATCGCTGTTTCTGCCACGGAGCCCGGCCGCAGCCAAGGACCGATTCTCAATTGTCGCGGGAGATGGCTGGCGTTGGCTATCCCGGGGCCTCGGCCGCACCGACTTCGCGCAAGATATCGCGGCGGCGGGGGCGCCACCCGAGCTCGCCCTGCGCCTTCGCGCCGGACACTTGCTGATCCAAGGCGTAGCCTGCGGCCCAGCCGCCCTTTTCGCGAACGAATTCGGCGGTCGATCGAACCGCCACATCATTGGTCAAACCGAAACGGCCGGCGATCGATCGCGCGATGTCGACGACCGCGACCGCCGGCTCCGCGACGCCCAGGTAATCATGACCGGCACGGCCGCGCTCGAGCGCCAACCGGTAGAGGACGGCGAGGTCGTCGCGGTGCACCATCGGCCAGCGGACACCCTCTGTGCCGACGATCCGGATCGGTCCACCCGCTCGCGCATCTTCGAGAAACATCGAGATCACGCCGCCGTCCCGGTCATAGACCATGGCCGGGTGAACGATTACGGCGTCAACGCCGGCGCTCGCGAC from Alphaproteobacteria bacterium encodes:
- a CDS encoding NAD-dependent epimerase/dehydratase family protein, producing MGPERRGELMAMRILVLGGTGYIGAAVVAEFKAHGHAVVALARSAAAATRLERQGCTIVRGDMRQPAAWLPRVGAVGAVVHTAATFDSEMAAADRRLVDSLLEHFGRGAPGPRILYTGGVWLYGADGAEVINETSPFEPLRDFAWMVEHRNLLVASAGVDAVIVHPAMVYDRDGGVISMFLEDARAGGPIRIVGTEGVRWPMVHRDDLAVLYRLALERGRAGHDYLGVAEPAVAVVDIARSIAGRFGLTNDVAVRSTAEFVREKGGWAAGYALDQQVSGAKAQGELGWRPRRRDILREVGAAEAPG